TTGATGCCGGCGGTGAGATAGAAGCCGAGCGGGCCGATCGATGTGAAGAAGTCGATATTGGGAATCTGGCCCTGCCAGATGCGCTGGGCGGCATCGAGATAGATATCGGTGTCCCAGTAATTCGGCCCGAGCGGCAGGCGTATGGGAAGCGCGAGCCCGAGGACCACCAACGCCAGGAAAAACACCATCCAGAATGTTGGGGATGTCATGAAATAGCGCCAGAACGTCCCGGTTTCCGGATTGCCTGTCGCCGCCTGAGTGCTGGTCGTCATTGCCTGTTCCATGAGCCGGTGCTGGAACATGGCAGAAATATGTTACCCGATCGCTTCCGTGTATAGGAATTCTGCAATTTTTGGTTGTGCCTGCGCGTGGCCGAGTTGTCGGCATTGCGTTCCGCTCCTGGTGCAGGGCGTGCTTCCTCTACCGGGTTCTCATGCGCTGACAGCCATCCTATAAGCGGCGCCATGGCCGACATCGCCAACCTGTTCAATCTGGTCGCGCCCTTCTTCGGCCTGATCCTGCTCGGCTTCCTCGTCGGTCGCTACAAGCGGCTGCCGGGAGAAGGGCTGGCCTGGATGCAGTTCTTCCTGATCTATGTGGCGCTGCCTTGCCTGTTCTATCGGCTGATCGCCGACAAGCCGCTGAGCGAATTGACGAACTGGGGCTTCGTCGCGGTGACGACGCTCGCAACGTTTTGCGCCTTCGTGCTCTCCTTCGCGCTCGGTTGGCGCCATAACCACGGTGACATGCCGCAGGCGGTGATGCAGGGCGTCGCCGGCTCCTATTCGAACATCGGTTACATGGGCCCGCCCTTGATCCTGGCGGCGCTCGGTCCGGCTGCCAGCGCGCCGGTGGTGTTGATCTTCGTCTTCGACAATCTCCTGCTGTTCTCGCTGATCCCGTTCCTGATGGCGCTGGCCGGCGTCGAGAAGCGCAGCCTCGCCGCCACGGCAGGCGAGGTGGTCTGGCGGGTCGTGACCCATCCCTTCAACGTCGCGACCGTCGCCGGCGTGCTCGCAGCCTTCCTGAAGCTCGAGCTGCCGACCGCACTCGACAAGATGACGCTCTGGCTCTCGCAGGCGGCCGCTCCCTGCGCGCTCTTCCTCCTCGGCGTCACGGTGGCCTTGCAGCCGATGCGGCGGATGCCGGGCGAGTTGCCCTGGCTCGTCGCGATCAAGCTGCTGCTGCACCCATTGCTGGTCTGGCTGCTGCTCTCGGCGTTCGGCACTTTCTCGGCGCCGTGGATCTATGCGGCGGTGATCATGGCTGCGCTCCCCCCGGCGCTGAACATCTTCGTGATCTCGACGCAGTATCGCGTCGGCATCGAGCGCGCCTCGGCCTGTATCCTGGTCGGAACCATCGTCTCGACGGTGACGCTGACGGGCTTCCTGTGGCTGGTGAAGACGGGCAGGATGCCGGCCGATCTCTTTCCCTGACGGCCCGCCGGGCCATGCTTGCGGGCCCATCGATGCAGCCGCTCTCCGATCTCCTCGTCCTCGACTTCTCGACGCTTCTGCCCGGCCCGATGGCGAGCCTCTTCCTGGCCGAGGCCGGCGCGCGCGTAATCCGGATCGAGCGCCCGGACGGCGAGGACATGCGCCGCTTCCCGCCGCGCTTCGGCGAGACCTCCGCTCCCTTCGCCGCCCTCAACCGCGGCAAGCAGAGCCTCGCCATCGATCTCAAGGCGCCGGATGCGCTGGCGCGGTTGACCCCGTTGATCGAGCAGGCCGACATCGTCATCGAGCAGTTCCGGCCGGGCGTGATGGCACGGCTCGGCTTCGGCTACGAAACACTGAAGGCGCTCAATCCGCGATTGGTCTACTGCTCGATCAGCGGCTACGGCCAGGACGGCCCGCGTGCCTTCGAAGCCGGCCACGACATCAACTACCAGGCGATCGGCGGGCTACTCGGCCAGTCGCTGGCGCAGGGCAGGCAAGCCCCCTTGCCGCCGACCCTGGTCGCCGACATTGCCGGCGGCGCGATGCCGGCCGTGATCAACATTCTGCTCGCCTTGCGGGAGCGCGACCGCTCCGGCCAAGGCTGCCACCTCGACATCGCCATGACCGACTCGATGCTCGCCTTCGCCTGGTACGCGCTGGCACAGGGCCAGGCCTCCGGTCGCTATCCGGCTGGCGGGGGAGGGGCTGCTGACCGGGGCCAGTCCGCGCTATGGCCTCTATGCGACGGCCGATGGCTGGTTTCTGGCCGTCGGCGCACTCGAGGAGAAGTTCTGGGCGAGCTTCTGCGAAGGGATCGGACTCGACGCTGAGCTGCGCGACGACCGGCGCGATCCCGCAGCGACGCAGGCTGCGATTACCGCGATCATCGCATCGCAGCCGGCGAAACACTGGCGGGCAACGATCGAGCCGCTCGACTGCTGCTGCACTGTAGTCCGGACGCTCGAAGAGGCGCTGGCTGATCCGCATCTCACGGCGCGTGGTCTGCTCGACCGGCAAGTCGAGGAGCCCGGTGGGCGGCGGATGGTTTCGACACCACTACCGCTCGCGCCCGTGTTCCGCGACGCTGCGCCGGCATTACGGGCGAGCCCGCCGATCGGCGACTACGAAATCTGAGCCTCAGCCCGCCGCGGTGCCGCCGGCAAGGCCATGCCGCATCACCAGGCGACGTAGCGGCGCGATTCGCGACAGCGCCAACAGTCCGGCGCCACGCATCAGATCGGCTGGCAGCAGATCGGTCAGCAAGGTCCGATTGAGTGCATCGACGGCGCCGGTGCGCAGGCGGACATCGGCCTGGCGCGAGCGATCGTAAGCTGAGAGCGCCGCCTCTTCGCCGGGATCCCCGGTGCCAGCAACCGCATCGCGCAGCGCCGCGACGTCGCGCAGTCCGAGATTGAGCCCCTGCGCCCCGATCGGCGGGAAGACATGTGCGGCCTCGCCAATCAGCGCCATGCGCGCGTCAGCAAAGCGGTCGACCGACAGGCCGCCCATCGGCACACGCCCGCGTGGGCCTGCGACCGTCAGCGCGCCAAGGATCGAATGCGTCTGCCGCTCGACCGCACGGGCGAAGGCAAGATCGTCGAGCCCAGCGATACGTTCCGCCTCGGCCGGCTCGAGCAACCAGACCAGCGAAGAGCGCCGGCCGGTCATCGGCACCAGCGTGCAGGGGCCGGAGCGGGTGTGGAACTCGGTCGAGGCATCCTGATGCTCGCGGCGATGGCTCAGGATCGCGGTCAGCGCGACCTGCGGATAGCTCCAGTCGCGCGCGGTGATGCCAGCGGCCTGCCGGACGCGCGACTTGCGGCCATCGGCGCCGACGACGAGCCGAGCCTCGACAGGGTCGAAACCGTCGCCTGCCAGCCGGACCGCGTCAGCACCCGGCGTGATTTCCGTCGCAGCCTGGGGGATCGTGCGGATGCGCGGCTCCGCCGCCGCCTTGGCCGCCATCGCCTCGACGAGCGCGGCATTCTCGACGTTCCAGCCGAAGGCCGGCAGGCCGAGCTCGGCTGCCTTGAATTCGACCGGCGGCTGACGAAACAGGCTGCCGGTATCGTCGACCAGCCGCATCAGCGCGAGCGGCGCCGCCACCGCGTCGAGCGTCTCCGTCAGGCCGAGTGCCTCGAGCAGCCGCCAGGAACCGTCCAGCAGGGCGACGGTACGGCCGTCGCGCGGGGCGCTCGCCGACCCGAACAGCACGACATTGCGCCCGGCTGCGGCGAGCGCGAGCGCTGCCGCGAAGCCGACCGCGCCGGCCCCGACAATGGCGATGTCGCAATGGTTCTGGTCAGTCATGGCTTTTCGGTAGCCGATGCCGATGCTGCTGGCGAGCGCGCGCTTGCCGCAGCCTCTACCCCCAGACCACGCCCTTGGCCGGCTTCTGGGCGATCTCCCGGAACGAGACGAGGCGTTCATCGATCCCCTCATGGCCGAGCACGGCCCGTACTTGCCGCCCAGCGCCGCGAATCTCGACTGTGGAGCCATGGTGCAGCGCCTTGTCGATCACCGTCTTGAGCGAGACCGCAGCACTGGAATCGGCGAAGGGCACGCCGGAGAGGTCGAGCACGATGCGCTCGGGAAACGGCCCGACGCGATCGAGCACTGTCGCGACATGGCTGCTGGCACCGAAGAACAGCGGGCCGGTGATCCTGTAGTGGAAGGCCTCGGCGTCGCGCTTGCCGTTACCGTTCGCCTGCGGCTCGTCCTGGCCTGCTTCGTCATAGTCGACGAGCGCTGCGTCCATGCCGGCCTCGACCGTGACGATGTTGGCCATGCGATGCATGAAGATCAGCGAGCCGAGCACGACACCGACGCCGATCCCGACCATCAGGTCCTCGAAGACCACCAGCAGGAAGGTCGCGAGCAGTACGAGTGAGTCGGCGCGCGAATGCCTGAGGATCGCGGTGAAGGCGGCTTTCTCTGCCATGTTCCAGGCGACGACGGCGAGCACGCTGGCGAGCGCCGCGAGCGGAATGTAGGAGGCGAGCGGCGCTGCGACGAGCATGAACAGCAGCACGAAGGCCGCGTGCAGCATCCCCGCCACCGGCGTGACGCCGCCGGCCCGGATGTTCGTCGCGGTGCGGGCGATCGTGCCGGTGACGCAGATGCCGCCGAACAGCGGCGAGCCGATATTGGCGACGCCCTGCGCGACCAGCTCCATGTTCGAACGGTGACGTCGCCCGCTCATCCCGTCCGCGACCACGGCCGAGAGCAGCGATTCGATGCCGCCGAGCACCGCGATCGCGAGCGCCGCCGGCAGCACCGAGATCAGCTTGTCGAGGCTGAAAACCGGCAGATGCGGGGCGGGCAGGGCGCGCGGAATGCCGCCGAAGCGACTGCCGATCGTCTCGACCGGCAAATGCAGCAGGAAGGTCGCGGCGGCCGCGAGCGCAACCGCAATCAGGAGGCCGGGCCAGTCCGGCCGCCAGCGCCTCAGGCCCAGGATCGCCGCGATCGTCAGAGCGGATAGGCCAAGCGCCGCCGGGTTGAGCGTGCCGAGAGCGGTAGCGAGCGCCTGCAGCTTCGGGATCAGCGCCGCCGGCTCCTTGCCCGGCAGCGTCAGCCCGAGCAGGTCGCGAATCTGGCTGGCGAAGATGATGATCGCGATGCCGGTGGTGAAGCCAACCAGCACCGGATGCGGGATGTACTTGATGTAGGTGCCGAGCCGCAGCAGCCCGACCGCGATTAGAATGGCGCCGGCCAGCATGGTCGCGAGCAGGAGCCCGTCGAAGCCGTGCTGGTCGATCGTCGCCGCGATCAGGACGATGAAGGCGCCCGCCGGTCCGCCGATCTGGTGGCGGCTGCCGCTCAGCGCCGAGACGAGGAAGCCACCGACGATCGCCGTGAACAGCCCCGCGGCCGGTGTGGCACCGCTGGCGATGGCGATCGCCATGGATAGCGGCAGCGCGACGATCGCGACCGTCAGCCCCGAAAGCGCATCAGCCCGTAGCCTCGCCAATCCATAGCCCTCGCGCAGGGCGGAGATGAGCTTGGGGGTGAAGGCCTCGCGCAGGACCGCATGGCTGCCGAGCTGGGCGCCTTGGCTGTTCATCTCAGAGACCGATCATGCAGTTCTGCCAGACCGACTCGGCGTTTGCGCGGGTCTGGTGTGCAGTGCAGCCGTTGCGCCGAAGGAAGGCAAGTCCCTATCGTTGTCGCCATCGACATCAGGAGATCGCCATGGCGAAAGCTATCCGCGTACACACGACCGGTGGGCCCGAAGTACTGCAACTGGAGGAGATCAGCCTGCCGGCACCGGGGCCAGGCGAGATACTGATCCGCAACCGCGCCATCGGGCTGAACTTCATCGACACCTATTTCCGCACCGGACTTTATCCGGCGCCGCTGCCGTTTACGCTCGGCAATGAATCGGCTGGCGACGTGCTCGCTGTCGGTCCCGGGGTGAGCGAGTTCAAGCCCGGCGACCGGATTGCGGTCGTCTCGTCGCACGGTGCCTATGCCGAGGAGCGCATCGTTCCGGCGTCGGCGGTGGTCGCGCTGCCCGAAAACGTCTCCTATGAAGCTGCCGCC
This sequence is a window from Bosea vestrisii. Protein-coding genes within it:
- a CDS encoding CaiB/BaiF CoA transferase family protein, producing MQPLSDLLVLDFSTLLPGPMASLFLAEAGARVIRIERPDGEDMRRFPPRFGETSAPFAALNRGKQSLAIDLKAPDALARLTPLIEQADIVIEQFRPGVMARLGFGYETLKALNPRLVYCSISGYGQDGPRAFEAGHDINYQAIGGLLGQSLAQGRQAPLPPTLVADIAGGAMPAVINILLALRERDRSGQGCHLDIAMTDSMLAFAWYALAQGQASGRYPAGGGGAADRGQSALWPLCDGRWLVSGRRRTRGEVLGELLRRDRTRR
- a CDS encoding SulP family inorganic anion transporter — translated: MNSQGAQLGSHAVLREAFTPKLISALREGYGLARLRADALSGLTVAIVALPLSMAIAIASGATPAAGLFTAIVGGFLVSALSGSRHQIGGPAGAFIVLIAATIDQHGFDGLLLATMLAGAILIAVGLLRLGTYIKYIPHPVLVGFTTGIAIIIFASQIRDLLGLTLPGKEPAALIPKLQALATALGTLNPAALGLSALTIAAILGLRRWRPDWPGLLIAVALAAAATFLLHLPVETIGSRFGGIPRALPAPHLPVFSLDKLISVLPAALAIAVLGGIESLLSAVVADGMSGRRHRSNMELVAQGVANIGSPLFGGICVTGTIARTATNIRAGGVTPVAGMLHAAFVLLFMLVAAPLASYIPLAALASVLAVVAWNMAEKAAFTAILRHSRADSLVLLATFLLVVFEDLMVGIGVGVVLGSLIFMHRMANIVTVEAGMDAALVDYDEAGQDEPQANGNGKRDAEAFHYRITGPLFFGASSHVATVLDRVGPFPERIVLDLSGVPFADSSAAVSLKTVIDKALHHGSTVEIRGAGRQVRAVLGHEGIDERLVSFREIAQKPAKGVVWG
- a CDS encoding AEC family transporter, coding for MADIANLFNLVAPFFGLILLGFLVGRYKRLPGEGLAWMQFFLIYVALPCLFYRLIADKPLSELTNWGFVAVTTLATFCAFVLSFALGWRHNHGDMPQAVMQGVAGSYSNIGYMGPPLILAALGPAASAPVVLIFVFDNLLLFSLIPFLMALAGVEKRSLAATAGEVVWRVVTHPFNVATVAGVLAAFLKLELPTALDKMTLWLSQAAAPCALFLLGVTVALQPMRRMPGELPWLVAIKLLLHPLLVWLLLSAFGTFSAPWIYAAVIMAALPPALNIFVISTQYRVGIERASACILVGTIVSTVTLTGFLWLVKTGRMPADLFP
- a CDS encoding UbiH/UbiF family hydroxylase, translated to MTDQNHCDIAIVGAGAVGFAAALALAAAGRNVVLFGSASAPRDGRTVALLDGSWRLLEALGLTETLDAVAAPLALMRLVDDTGSLFRQPPVEFKAAELGLPAFGWNVENAALVEAMAAKAAAEPRIRTIPQAATEITPGADAVRLAGDGFDPVEARLVVGADGRKSRVRQAAGITARDWSYPQVALTAILSHRREHQDASTEFHTRSGPCTLVPMTGRRSSLVWLLEPAEAERIAGLDDLAFARAVERQTHSILGALTVAGPRGRVPMGGLSVDRFADARMALIGEAAHVFPPIGAQGLNLGLRDVAALRDAVAGTGDPGEEAALSAYDRSRQADVRLRTGAVDALNRTLLTDLLPADLMRGAGLLALSRIAPLRRLVMRHGLAGGTAAG
- a CDS encoding CoA transferase, whose protein sequence is MAVGALEEKFWASFCEGIGLDAELRDDRRDPAATQAAITAIIASQPAKHWRATIEPLDCCCTVVRTLEEALADPHLTARGLLDRQVEEPGGRRMVSTPLPLAPVFRDAAPALRASPPIGDYEI